The Bdellovibrio bacteriovorus DNA segment AATCTCGTGGGCCGTTTTGCCTCCATCCTGGGGCCATTAGTGGTGGCTGTCGGCGTGACCGTGACGGGGAATTCTCGTATGGGCATGATGGGGCTTTTGGTGCTATTCGTTCTTGGTGGAGGCCTTCTCGCATTAGTGCGGGAACCAGCTCGCGAAAGTGCCTAAAAGAGTGAATCTTTTTTAAGCCGAAGAGCCAAAGTTAGCATGCTTCCAAGAAGTGATAGACTTTGGCCTTTGAAAGCCCGATAAACCTCCGATATGACTTACAATCCTCGCGATCACTATTTCAAAAAAGCCAAGCAAGAAAACTTCGCGGCACGTTCCGTATTTAAACTGGAAGAGATCGACAAGAAATACAAAATCTTTAAGCCCGGCCAAACCGTTTTGGATTTAGGTGCGTCGCCGGGCTCTTGGTCTCAATACGCTTCCAAGATGGTCGGCGAAAAAGGCAAAGTCTTGGGCGTGGATTTAAGCCCGGTCACGGTGAAACTTAAAAACGCCGTTTTTATTCAAGCTGACCTTCGCGATTTGAACCTGGAGGATATTTTTAAAGAGCATGGCTTCGAACCTCCGTTCGATTTAGTGATGTCGGATATGGCTCCCAAAACAACCGGCATTCGCATGACAGATCAGGCCCGCTCGATGGAGCTTTGCGAACTTGCGTTGGATGTGGCTCGACGTTTTCTTAAAAAAGACGGCCATTTTATTTGCAAACTCTTTCACAGTGATGACTTCACCAAACTTCGTGACGAAATAAAAAAATCTTTCGTGAAGTGTGAAGCGGTGAAACCGGACTCTACGCGAAAGATTTCTAAAGAGATCTTTCTTGTCGGTATCAGTAAAAAATGATTCACATTATTTTTGAGAACGAAAATTTCGTTGTCTGTGACAAAGAAAGCGGAGTGCTCACGACTCCCAGCCGCTTTGAAGAAGACGATGAACGTCTTTGCCTTGGAACGGCCCTGCAAAAAAAGTTAGACAAACAGATTTTTCCTATACACCGATTGGATTTTGAAGTTTCAGGTCTTGTTATGTACGCGAAAAATCCAGAGGCTCATCGCAAAGCCAACGCATGGTTTGAGCAAAAACAAGTGCAGAAAACATATCGTGCGCTTACAAGTAAGCAAGGGTTTGAACATATTCCTGCAAATGTTCCGAACAGCCGTGAGTGCTTTCAAATCCGACCGGGGCAGAGGTTTGAATGGAAATCACGTATACTTCGTGGCAAGCGTCGAGCTTTTGAGAGCCCTCAAGGGAAGCCAAGTTTGACAATCGCCATTTTTCTAGACGAGACCGCAAATGCCCACCTGGCTTGGGATTTAAGCCCGGTTACGGGGCGTTCCCATCAGCTTCGTTTTGATTTAAGTCGTCACGGATTCCCCATATTAGGGGATTCACTCTACGGTTCGACGGTTTTTTTTGGCGAAAATAAAATTGCACTTCGCTCATATAAAATCGATTTTTCGAGTGCAAAAGGCGCATCAATGCTCGGACTTCCTAGGGTCATCGAAGTGTCATCGTTGTGAGTTTTCGCGGACTTTGCAAAACGTCATATATGTGCACTCATATAAAATAAGTTTGATTATTAAATATGAGTCTCGTTAAATGAACTCATGAACAATGCACCGCTGTCGTCGTATCATTCTGAAGTTGCTGAAGTCATGGATTGTATACGCTTTATTTTTAAAGCTTTAAGGGTCGCTTCTAGCCAATCAGAAAAAGATCTTGGACTAAGTGCTGCCCAAATTTTTGTTCTAAAAAAACTCCAAGCTGAACCTGGTCTTTCCATCAATGATCTTGCGTCTCGCACTACCACTCATCAAAGTTCTGTTTCTGTCGTAGTAAAAAAATTAGAAGAACAAGGTTTCGTGTCTCGTACAACCTCCAAAGAGGATTCTCGTCGTGTGGTGGTGTCATTGACTCCTGCGGGAGAGCAGAAACTGCGTGAGGTGCCTCGCACAGTTCAAGAAGAGATGATTGAATGTCTTCACAAAATGGGTCCTGAGAAAACAAAGCAACTAGCCTCTTTGATGAAGGAATTTGTCAAAGCTGCTGGTTTTGTCGAGGGCGGCTACACTCCCATGATTGGTGAAAAGTAAGAACACACTTCCTGCTTATATCTCTCTTTTAATTTGTTCTAAGTAAGTTTTGATGAAGGCGATGCGATGTTCGCCTTCTTTTTTGGCGGTCGGTGTATTCAAGTGATCGACTAATTTAAAAAGCTTTTGGAAGAAGTGATCAATGCCGTAGCTTTTGTCATCCAAACTGCGGGATTCAGCCCAGGGATCTTCTTCTGCATAAAAGGGTCTGCTCATCATCGTCGAGGTGGCAAAGCATCTAGCAATGCCAATGGCCCCTAAGCTGTCCAGTCTGTCTGCATCCTGAACAATCTGCGCTTCTAATGTTGTCGCCTTGATATTTGCGCTATAGCTGTGGGCTTCAATGGCATGGCGAATGGCTTCATAATACTTCTCTGGATATCCGACGGACTTCAAGTACTCGATGGCTGCTTCAGCGGAAAGCTGTGAAGCATAGGGGCGGCGAGGATCGCCCTTAGGGACATTGATATAGTCATGAAAGAAAGCCGCTGGTAAAACCACGTTCCAGTCCGCTTTTTCATGAAGGCATAAGTTCTTCGCGGTGTTCACCACGCGCATGATATGAAGGTAATCGTGAGCAGGATCCGTGGGAGGATACAAGACTCGCGCCTTATTGCTAAAGAGCTGAAACCATTTTTTTTCGTCGTGAACGGTGGGGGTGTGGTTTTCCATGACTCCCATCTTAAACCGCTCACTCTGCTTCTGGCAAATTGATCAAAGTCTCTTTGTGATGAGCGGGTTCCCAGAGTTCAATCCTATTCCCTTCAGGGTCATAGACCCAGGCAAAAAGCCCATGCTCGGTTTCTTCTATGCGATCATCAATGCGCACGCCGTTTTCTGCCATGGAGGTCAGAAGAGCGGCCAGATTGTCGACCTGGAAATTAAAGAGGTTGCGGGTGTTGGAAGGAGAGAAATAGCTGGTGTCGTAAGGAAAAAAGCTGACCGGCTCGGAGTTCGCTAAAAGACGCTCACTCGGAATGACGAAGGCTCCGTCAGAGTCCTGCATCAGGCCTAGGTTTTGTTGATACCAAGAATAAAGGTTTTGGGGGACGCCATTGATTCTCATGGGCCCATTTTGCTTTGGTCTCCTAGGAAATCAAGAAATCCCCGGAACTGTGCAAGGAATCAGTGATTGGCCGGCTGACGCAGAACCTTGCACCAATCGGGATGTTTTTTCGTTCCACCGTCATAAGTGTAGGCCAGGTTGTTCTTTAGCAGAATCTCTTTCAGGGAACGACCATCTACTATGACATCCGCCAGAATGCGAAAGTACTTATCGCGCTGGACATTGTGCAGTTCAACGGTCTTGGCATTTCTTAAAGTACTAGCCACCAAATTGCGGGCAATCTTACCTGCCTCTTTTTCGCAGCCATTTTTTGTTTTTACCTCGGGCGTATCGATTCCCGAAACGCGAACTGAAATGTTTTTACCGATCAATGCCGGCACGTTTGGAATATTCACCGTCAAGGTATCACCATCGTAGTTCTTTAAAACCTTCACACAGCGAAAGGTGGTGTCATCATGTTGGCACACTTGAGCCTGGAGGGTGAAGGGAAGGGACGTGATGGCAAAACAGAAGATAAGTCGAAGGTGAAATCTCATGATTTAAGCTTATCTTCTGTTTTGTTGCTCGTCAAACTAAGGGGTGCTGTGCAAAGACGCCAAGCTTGATATACGGGATTGAGTTCGAATTTTCTTAGTCAGCATGCGGTCCTTCGTCGCACTTTGCTCCAGATACCTTTTTATATCTTCGGGGCGCAGAGATTTCTCTGAGCGTGCCAGTAAAGAAGCCACCAGGCCGCTCACCCACGCTGTTGCTTGTGAAGTCCCCGTCATAAATCCATAGCGGCCGCCGGGGAGGGATGAAAAAACGTTCTTACCTGGCGCCGCTATGTCGACAGACTTGGAACCATAGTTACTGCTCGCTAAAAGACGCTTACGAGAATCGACGGCGGCAACAGAAATAATGTTGCTTAATCGGTAGCCCGCTGGATAGTAGCCGACGCGGTCGGTGTCGCGCCCTTCATTGCCGGCCGCCGCTACAAAAACGATTCCCTGTTTTTGAGCGTCACGAATAGCAGCTTCTTCCAGCGGGCTTCTTGAGTCGCCACCACCTGAATAGTTAATAATGTCCGCTTTCATTTTCGTTGCATACCGAATGGCTTTCACCGTCGCTAGCAAGTTGTCATCCCCTGACTGAAGCGGGTCGTAGTATTTCAGAATCATGAATTTCACTTTTTGAGTTTTCGCTTTTTGCAGGATAATTCCCGCGACGTGGGTGCCGTGCCCGTGATTGTCTGAGATATCACTATTGTTTGAAACAAAGTTCCATCCATGGAGGTCATCGGCATATCCATTGCCATCATCATCTAAAGTATTTTTCTGATCGTTCGGATTCACCCACAAGTGATCCCGAATAAGGGGATGATTTATGTCGACCCCAGTATCAATGATCGCTACGACAATGTCGCGATCCTTAGGTGCAGTCGTGTCTGCTTGCGCTTGAACAGCGAGGTTTGCAAAAAGAAGAAGCACTAAAAGTTTCTTTGGAAGTGTTGTCGTCATCATGACTGACGTACAAAGCAAAGTGAAAGCCAACTCTGCGTGCGTTGATTTCGATTTCGTTTTGAAATTCGCTGCGAGTGTTTAGATTTTTCAGAACACCCCGAAATTTACGGCGTGTGATCAGAAAATTCCAGTCACCAGAATTCTCTGGGCAACTGTCTAAAGTTTGGACAGGGATTCTTGAGTCTTTTTAAGAAGCTAGGCGGGGAGGGAAAAAGAAAAGGATCCTTGCGGATCCTTTTTAGTCTCAGTTAGATTCC contains these protein-coding regions:
- a CDS encoding RlmE family RNA methyltransferase, translated to MTYNPRDHYFKKAKQENFAARSVFKLEEIDKKYKIFKPGQTVLDLGASPGSWSQYASKMVGEKGKVLGVDLSPVTVKLKNAVFIQADLRDLNLEDIFKEHGFEPPFDLVMSDMAPKTTGIRMTDQARSMELCELALDVARRFLKKDGHFICKLFHSDDFTKLRDEIKKSFVKCEAVKPDSTRKISKEIFLVGISKK
- a CDS encoding RluA family pseudouridine synthase; this encodes MIHIIFENENFVVCDKESGVLTTPSRFEEDDERLCLGTALQKKLDKQIFPIHRLDFEVSGLVMYAKNPEAHRKANAWFEQKQVQKTYRALTSKQGFEHIPANVPNSRECFQIRPGQRFEWKSRILRGKRRAFESPQGKPSLTIAIFLDETANAHLAWDLSPVTGRSHQLRFDLSRHGFPILGDSLYGSTVFFGENKIALRSYKIDFSSAKGASMLGLPRVIEVSSL
- a CDS encoding MarR family winged helix-turn-helix transcriptional regulator, encoding MNNAPLSSYHSEVAEVMDCIRFIFKALRVASSQSEKDLGLSAAQIFVLKKLQAEPGLSINDLASRTTTHQSSVSVVVKKLEEQGFVSRTTSKEDSRRVVVSLTPAGEQKLREVPRTVQEEMIECLHKMGPEKTKQLASLMKEFVKAAGFVEGGYTPMIGEK
- a CDS encoding HD domain-containing protein, coding for MENHTPTVHDEKKWFQLFSNKARVLYPPTDPAHDYLHIMRVVNTAKNLCLHEKADWNVVLPAAFFHDYINVPKGDPRRPYASQLSAEAAIEYLKSVGYPEKYYEAIRHAIEAHSYSANIKATTLEAQIVQDADRLDSLGAIGIARCFATSTMMSRPFYAEEDPWAESRSLDDKSYGIDHFFQKLFKLVDHLNTPTAKKEGEHRIAFIKTYLEQIKREI
- a CDS encoding VOC family protein gives rise to the protein MRINGVPQNLYSWYQQNLGLMQDSDGAFVIPSERLLANSEPVSFFPYDTSYFSPSNTRNLFNFQVDNLAALLTSMAENGVRIDDRIEETEHGLFAWVYDPEGNRIELWEPAHHKETLINLPEAE
- a CDS encoding thermonuclease family protein; the protein is MRFHLRLIFCFAITSLPFTLQAQVCQHDDTTFRCVKVLKNYDGDTLTVNIPNVPALIGKNISVRVSGIDTPEVKTKNGCEKEAGKIARNLVASTLRNAKTVELHNVQRDKYFRILADVIVDGRSLKEILLKNNLAYTYDGGTKKHPDWCKVLRQPANH
- a CDS encoding S8 family peptidase — its product is MMTTTLPKKLLVLLLFANLAVQAQADTTAPKDRDIVVAIIDTGVDINHPLIRDHLWVNPNDQKNTLDDDGNGYADDLHGWNFVSNNSDISDNHGHGTHVAGIILQKAKTQKVKFMILKYYDPLQSGDDNLLATVKAIRYATKMKADIINYSGGGDSRSPLEEAAIRDAQKQGIVFVAAAGNEGRDTDRVGYYPAGYRLSNIISVAAVDSRKRLLASSNYGSKSVDIAAPGKNVFSSLPGGRYGFMTGTSQATAWVSGLVASLLARSEKSLRPEDIKRYLEQSATKDRMLTKKIRTQSRISSLASLHSTP